Proteins encoded together in one Bactrocera neohumeralis isolate Rockhampton chromosome 4, APGP_CSIRO_Bneo_wtdbg2-racon-allhic-juicebox.fasta_v2, whole genome shotgun sequence window:
- the LOC126757177 gene encoding uncharacterized protein LOC126757177 isoform X2 — MTFICQYCNALKFPLEPSGLCCANGKIKLPQLTTPPEPLNSLLLGHEPLSKHFLPNIQKYNSVFQMTAFGVNIIEERGFNPTFKIQGQIHHRAGALLPSVNGEYKYLQIYFLGNSETEINQRCGINRATRREIIVQLQQLLHEHNLLIQLFKIALEMKPTDDHKIVIRADKRPAGEHERRFNAPVLNEVAIVVVGENMDSRDIVIQRRVGGNLQR; from the exons ATGACCTTTATTTGTCAATATTGCAATGCATTAAAGTTTCCATTAGAACCgtcaggattatgttgtgcgaATGGAAAGATCAAATTACCACAACTAACAACACCACCTGAACCACTGAATTCATTACTTTTAGGACACGAACCTCTATCAAAGCATTTCTTGCCGAATATTCAAAAGTATAACAGTGTCTTTCAAATGACAGCATTTGGTGTAAATATAATTGAGGAACGCGGATTTAATCCAACTTTTAAg ATTCAAGGACAAATTCACCACCGTGCAGGAGCATTGTTGCCATCAGTTAATGGCGAATACAAATATCTTCAGATTTATTTCCTTGGAAATTCTGAAACTGAAATAAATCAGCGCTGTGGCATTAATCGAGCAACTAGACGAGAGATCATTGTGCAACTGCAACAACTATTGCATGAACATAACCTATtgattcaattatttaaaatagccTTAGAAATGAAGCCAACAGATGATCATAAAATAGTAATCAGAGCAGACAAAAGACCTGCAGGTGAACATGAAAGACGCTTCAATGCACCTGTGTTAAACGAAGTTGCTATTGTAGTGGTTGGAGAGAATATGGACTCTCGAGACATTGTAATTCAACGGCGTGTTGGTGGCAACCTTCAGC gttaa
- the LOC126757177 gene encoding uncharacterized protein LOC126757177 isoform X1: MTFICQYCNALKFPLEPSGLCCANGKIKLPQLTTPPEPLNSLLLGHEPLSKHFLPNIQKYNSVFQMTAFGVNIIEERGFNPTFKIQGQIHHRAGALLPSVNGEYKYLQIYFLGNSETEINQRCGINRATRREIIVQLQQLLHEHNLLIQLFKIALEMKPTDDHKIVIRADKRPAGEHERRFNAPVLNEVAIVVVGENMDSRDIVIQRRVGGNLQRISETHRSYDALQYNYYVTG, translated from the exons ATGACCTTTATTTGTCAATATTGCAATGCATTAAAGTTTCCATTAGAACCgtcaggattatgttgtgcgaATGGAAAGATCAAATTACCACAACTAACAACACCACCTGAACCACTGAATTCATTACTTTTAGGACACGAACCTCTATCAAAGCATTTCTTGCCGAATATTCAAAAGTATAACAGTGTCTTTCAAATGACAGCATTTGGTGTAAATATAATTGAGGAACGCGGATTTAATCCAACTTTTAAg ATTCAAGGACAAATTCACCACCGTGCAGGAGCATTGTTGCCATCAGTTAATGGCGAATACAAATATCTTCAGATTTATTTCCTTGGAAATTCTGAAACTGAAATAAATCAGCGCTGTGGCATTAATCGAGCAACTAGACGAGAGATCATTGTGCAACTGCAACAACTATTGCATGAACATAACCTATtgattcaattatttaaaatagccTTAGAAATGAAGCCAACAGATGATCATAAAATAGTAATCAGAGCAGACAAAAGACCTGCAGGTGAACATGAAAGACGCTTCAATGCACCTGTGTTAAACGAAGTTGCTATTGTAGTGGTTGGAGAGAATATGGACTCTCGAGACATTGTAATTCAACGGCGTGTTGGTGGCAACCTTCAGCGTATTAGTGAAACACATCGTTCATATGATGCATtacaatataattattatgttacaggttaa